Below is a window of Micromonospora chersina DNA.
GACTTCCGCAAGGACATCATCATCGAGATGTACAACGAGGCCGGGCAGCTGGTCATCGCGTACAAGGTCTACCGGTGCTGGGTGTCGGAGTGGGTCGCGCTGCCCGAACTGGACGCGAACGCCAACGCGGTGGCCATCCAGAGCATCAAGCTGGAGAACGAGGGCTGGGAACGCGACTACACGGTGGCCGAGCCGGCCGAGCCGTCCTTCGTCGAACCCTGACCGCCATGACCACGCTGGACGACCCCGGCCGGCTCCTCGCGGTCTGGGAGGCCGCCGCCACCGCCCCGCCGGCCGCCCGGGGCCCGGTGCTGCTGCACGCCGCCGGGCTCCTGCCCGACCTCGACGCCGCCCTGGATCTCTCGGTCGGGACGGTCGCCGCGCTGGCCGCCCGGCTGCACGCCGACACCTTCGGCGACCCGGTCGACGCCGTGCTCACCTGCGCCTGTGGGGAGGTCCTCGACGTGGCGCTGCCCCTGGCGCCGGTCGCCGCGCTGCCGGCCGGCGACGCCGGGACGGTCGCCGACGGCACGCTGCGGGTCCGCGCCCCCACCGCCCGGGACCTGCTGGCCGCCGGGTGCTCCGAGGACCCGCTGGGCACGCTGCTGGCCCGCTGCGTCCGGGACGCCGCCGACCGGCCCGTCGCCCCCGGCGAGCTGACCGCCGAGCAGCGCGCGGCCGTCGACGCCGCCGCCGAGGAACTGGCCGGCGCGGCCGCCGTGGTGCTGCGGACCCGCTGCCCCGGCTGCGGGGAGACCGTCGTCGCCGCGCTGGACGTGGCGGAGCTGCTGTGGGAGCGGGTCGCCGGCCGCGCCCCGGCCGTGCTGGCCGAGGTGGCGACCCTGGCCGCCGCGTACGGCTGGGCCGAGGCCGACATCCTCGCCCTGCCGGCCGGGCGGCGGCGCGCGTACCTGGCCCTCACGGCGGGGCGGGCGGCGTGAGCGGCGACGGCGGCTTCTTCGCCCGGCTGGCGCGGCAGGCCACCGGTCGGGAGCCGCTGGTCCGGCTCCGCGCCCCGCAACCCTTCGAGGTCGCGTGGCCCGACCCGCCGGCCGACCTGCCGGTCGAGGCGCCCGCGTCGTCGCCCGAGCCCGCCGCGCCGGCGTCGCGGGCGGTCCCGGACCGGCCGGCCGCGCGATCCGTCACGGCGGCCGGCCGCACCGGGCCGGTGCCGGCCGCCCCGGACCAGCCGCGGTCGCACCGGTCGTGGTCGGACCGGTCGCGGGTGGACCCGACACCGCCGGCCACGGCTTCCGAGACCGCCCCGGACCGGGCCGCCGCGCGGGCGGAGCCGGCCGGCCCGGCACGCCGCGAGCCGAACGGCCCGGCGGTCACGGACCCACCCGCCGCCACTCCCCCGGTGGCCGCCCCACCACCGGAGGTCGCCCGGCCGGCCGCCGTGGTCCCGGCCGCGCCGCCGGCCCCGGCGCCCGCCGCCCGCCGTCCCGCCCCCGGTCCGGTACGCGCCGCCGCGCCGGACCTGGCCCGGCTGCTGCGGGAACGCCTCGGCCCGGCGCTGGTCGCCCGGCGTGCCGTGGAGCCCGGGGAGCGCCTCGTCTTCGTAAACCGGCCGGCCCCGGCCGCCACGCCGCCCCGGCCCGGCACCGCCGAGGTGCGCACCGGCCCGATCCGTCCCGCGCCGGCCGTGCCACCCGGAGCGGCCGAGGACCCACCGCCGCCCGGCGACGTCCACCTGCACATCGACCGGGTCGTGGTGACCCGCGCGCCCAGCCCGCCGCCGCCCGCGCCGGCGCCACCGGCCCGCTCCACCGTGGACCACGCCGCGTACCTCGCCCGCCGCCGGGAGGGCCGATGAGCAACAGCCTCGCCATCGCCGCCGTCACCTCGACCCTGCGGTACGTCCTCGAACGGGCCCTCGACGCCACCCACCCCGGGCCGGTCGGCGGCGCCACCGTGACCACGCTGCGCCCCAACCAGCTCTCCGACACCGCCCTGGTCACCGCGCCCGGCATCAACATCTACCTGTACGACGTGCGCCCCAACCACGCCTGGAACCTCAGCGACCTGCCCACCCGGGGCCGCGACGGCGGCTTCACCCGCCGGCCGGTCGCCGCGCTCGACCTGTACTACCTGCTCACCTGCTACGGCGAGGCCGAGTCCCTCGACGCGCAGCGGCTGCTCGGCCGGGCCGTGCTCGCCCTCGCGGTCACCCCGACGCTGACCCGGGACGTGGTCACCGCCGCGATCGACCTGTACGCCGACGACGTGCCGACCGCCTTCCTCGCCGAGTCCGACCTGGCCGACCAGGTCGAGCGGGTCAAGGTCGCCCCGTACACGCTGTCGGTGGAGGAGATGTCGAAGCTGTGGGCCACCTTCGCCACCCCGCACCAGCTGTCCCAGACGTACGTGGCGACGGCCGCGCTCGTCGAAGCCGACGTCACCCCGCGCCGGGCGCTGCCGGTGCGGCAGCGCCCCGTCACCGTCCTGGCCGGCGGCCCCACCGTGCTGACCGCCCTGGTCACCGACCCGCCCGGCGGGACCGCCGCCACCGGCGACCGGGTCGAGCTGCGCGGCGCCGGGCTGCGCGGCCGCCCCGGGCAGACCACCCGAGTCCACGTCGGACCGGCCACCCTCACTCCTGACCCCGGCGGCACCGACAGCGCCCTCGCCGTCACCCTCGACGGCACCGTGCCGGCCGGGCTGCACGGCGTACGGGTCGCGCA
It encodes the following:
- a CDS encoding DUF4255 domain-containing protein, producing MSNSLAIAAVTSTLRYVLERALDATHPGPVGGATVTTLRPNQLSDTALVTAPGINIYLYDVRPNHAWNLSDLPTRGRDGGFTRRPVAALDLYYLLTCYGEAESLDAQRLLGRAVLALAVTPTLTRDVVTAAIDLYADDVPTAFLAESDLADQVERVKVAPYTLSVEEMSKLWATFATPHQLSQTYVATAALVEADVTPRRALPVRQRPVTVLAGGPTVLTALVTDPPGGTAATGDRVELRGAGLRGRPGQTTRVHVGPATLTPDPGGTDSALAVTLDGTVPAGLHGVRVAHVTPAAGGAPARVTAGSNALPLLVRPTASVVDGPPDIVLGVDPPLMPRQRATVLLSRLTPGPAGEPDALAIRLAPLAPDAAPQDRLALATGDVPSGDWLVRVQVDGVDSLPDLVGEVYGAPALTVP